In the genome of Daucus carota subsp. sativus chromosome 9, DH1 v3.0, whole genome shotgun sequence, the window TCGGTACCACATCGTAGCGGATCCCTTCAGGTAGGTCTTGAACATCTTGCATAGCATGATATCACAATGCCCCATTCCAGTCATCAGGGACTCGTATTTGTCGCAGTGATCGATCGGGTCGCCCTTCCCGTTAAATTCATTCATCTTCGGGAACTGTCTACCCGGGGGCGGCCGATATTGCTCGATCTCCTCGACTATCACTGGCTCATGGGTCAACGTCTTGTCCCCAAACATGGCCTTCTCCATTCGGCGAAGTCGGTCCCTAACGTGGGGACCTTCCTCTCCTTCGGTATCCGAAGGTGTGGCATGCCTGTGACGAGGCCCTCGGGAATGCGACTCGGAGTCCGAAGACCCGTCTTGGTCTTCCCGATTCCTCTTCTTATTTCCTTCGCCTTCCGGCAATCGATCTCCTTCGGCCTCCAAGGCCTCTCGGAGGGCTCTCTCTTGGAGCTCAATCTCTTCCCTTTGTAGCTGGAGGGCCTTCAGCCGGAGTTCGTCGGCTTCCCTCTTCTTGGCTAGTCGGGCAGCTTCTTGCTCTTTGGTCTTGGAAGATTGGGCTTTAGCAGCCTGCTCTTCTCGCCATTTCAACAGCATCTGCTGTTGTTCTTCGGGGGTGGGCAACAGCCCTTCGGGACTATTGCCAAAGTCGAAACCTGGGTTTGGGTTGGAGGTATTTCCAGTGGTTTGTTCGGTTGTGTTTGTCATGGTGTTGATTTATGAGAAATTCTACTTGcagttcccacagacggcgccaatgtTAGAGCCAAAGTTCTGCCGGATACCAAAGCCTGAGTATGACCTGAAACAGAGAAGAATGCGAGGGTTTgtccccccgattcacctccggTGTGAGAATAAGTTAGTGGCTCTAAGAAGGGTTTAGAGAACTGCAAGCAAGTATGTAAGAATGTATAAAGTTGTGAATATCTTTTACCCTTGATTTACCTCCTTTATATAGGGGGGAGATGAACCTGAGCTGTGTAACGTTCCCTCCCGATGCGGGAGGGAGGTAATGGTGTGTTAATGAGGCGGGATCTCCGCCCTTCGACCGTTGCAGACTAGGAGCGTGGGTGGAGTTCAAATAATGGGCCGGACCTGCCTTGGGCCTTAGTGTATTGGGCCAAGAGGTTTATAACCCAACAGTCATGTACTCAGGTAGCACTACCACAAATAGCAGTATCACAGTTGTGAACAACGATATCAAATTATCAAAGATGCTATGtaataattcatgaatttaaaatataaatattgcatCAAAAGATTTAAAATCAGGTTCATAAATGCTATGTAATCATTCATGAATTTATTTAAGAAGGTGAGAGATAAGTCATGAAAGTTAACAATCCCCCTATATGCATGAAGCCAATTCCTTAAAACAAGCTTCAAGAAGTATCTGTTGCAGCATCTATCTCCAGTAAAAGGCTTGTGAGCTGTAGTTGTCTGCAGTTGTCAATTTAATCACTTTAGCTTGTACCggaaaaagaattaaaatttagaGAGTTGATACAAACACAAGTTTTAAACTAAGATTTGCTTTCTGAGATTAACttgttcttcaaaaaaaaaaaaataacttgtTGAAATAAGCACTTACAAGAGTGTATTACTTGACAAGTATTCGTCTTCCTGGAGACCCCTCAGCGCCAAGCAATTGACAGTATATGCTACAGCTTCAATGTTATCCAACTTGAGACCTTCGACCAGGATAATCTCCTgacagaatttcaaaataattaagtgatGTCGAGACAAATTATAACATTTGATGGATTGATTTGCTTACTTGCCTTCAAGAAAAACATTGTGAGAAGAAATCAGATCATCATAGGCAGCAGCAGATAAATAATCGACTCCTGCAATATGAAGAACAAGTAAATCAAGCACCTTACCTCCATCACTCTTACACAAGGAAAAGCACAACATGAAAATAGGAGTTTTGATGAATGATTTGATCTTACACACAAGTTTGATGTCGGTATTATCCGCTAGCAATTGTGCACCGTCTTTACTGAAGCCTACATAGCTTGTGTCGAACTCTTTTTCCCACATCAAGCGCCTATTAAGAAAAAGGAAAATCTGAACAGAGCGGAAGTTACAATTGACAAGTTCAGTGTAGACTAGACATTAGCAGGCTTTGTATCATCACAAATTACATTTAGCTCTCTTCCAGAAACCCCAAATTATAATATCAGAGGCATTAGCCGCAAATAGGAACAAATACAGACTCGAGCAACAATATTATGGACATTGTTAGGTCCTTTTTCATTACAAAAAGAGTATAGGAAGCACATATTTTTACGATTATCATTTGAACCTTTATCCTTGATTCAATGTTCttcttttacatattttattgggagctacatatataaagattaagcatatttataatgtttttgtCTTCAACTAATCAAATGTGCTAACAGTCAGCCAGAGCCCCAGAGTGGAAGGAGATTGCTATGCAGAGCCAACTCACAACAAAGAAATATGATCATGCCCACATAATTGCAACCATATACGGTCTAATATATAGTCGATAGAATACAATCGAATTTAAGATTAAGTGCGGAAAAGTTGAAAGCATGGTCAATTTCATAATTTCGATCAAATTTCATCAATTATTCGGATGGCCAAGTCAGAATTTCAATATTTTGGATAGAAATTTTTGTACCTAGTAAAATCGACTATATTTGGTCGAAATTAAGCGGTCAAAAAAGGCAGTCAGAAACATATTTTTCGACCGGAACTTTAAATTCAACTAGGTTATATTTGATCATCTCCACGCGGTCGAAAATGATCATAATTTGGTGATCGAAAATAGCCGCTTTTTTGTGATTATTACAATTACGGTCCATAGTTTAAACTAGCTATGATGAAACtgatacacatacacatattaACTTCAAGAGTTCGCTTGATTTTGTATTCATAAAAACTATTAGTCAGCAatagactaaatttattttaacatgtcgtatgtatttttattattaaattaattcttttTTCACAAAAATACTCAAATGATTGTCTGAGTTTTGATCATCAACTTTTatagtcaaaaaaaatataaaaatgagagAAATAATATGAGCCTCTAGTCAAATAACACTCAAAGATTGTTTGAGTTTtgattatcaatttttataatcaaaagTTCCAAAACATTTCGCCTGTACGTGTTTGATAGTCCAAACTATATCGCCAACGACCACAGTTAAGTTGTGTTTCCTGCTGTGTATATTCTCTGTGACTCCACGGTTAAGTTGTCTTAGGAGGCATAATGTTACCGAAGATCATGGTAGATCATGGTTTTGCAATGCATCGAGAGGAGTTGAGGATCATTTGTTAgacaagaataatattttttgaacaaCTAAAATATTAGATGGATGATAAATATAAACAGTAAATAAGTggtgatttttgataaaaatttcaatatatgataaaatttatttattatttttttgactaatatggcttatagccttacaaatgagtacgAGGATAAGCCTTTGCCACTAgactatccaatcgtgctcatgaaatttattattttaaaaacatagAATTCTTATATATTCTGTTATCACTGTGtagatatattaatttaattatttgataaaaatttgttattatttctACACATGATCAATTTgaatattcatttatttattaatatagaaaatacatgttaacaatccaaatattttatgatcgaaccttataaaatttataatttaaattaagacctattcttttaatttttatatgacaaaacccttaacaaacaatcttaataacatatatatatatatatatatatatatatatatatatatatatatatatatatatatatatatatatatatatatatgttttgtccAGCTCTTTAAGTTTCATCCATGGATTAACAGATGAGCCTCTAGTGCAACTTGCATATTCTAAGCATTTGCGCCACCGCCGCGGACCGAGTCCGATGTTACTTATCGCTGTATCAAGACGACCTCACTGATATAACCTTTGAAGGACTGCAACATCTTGCTCTACTTTTAGAGATGACAAACACTCAGTACACCGGAAAAGTGAAAGCGCAAAAAAAGGAACGGAAGTCGCTGGAGCCTTCATATCGAATGTCCTACAAGGCATCCAAGTTCTATCACCTAGGAAAAGCATAAAATCATCTTATGTAAACAACTTTGTATATGTTCAGCAAGGGTCAGGACACCTTACTAGATAAGGTTTTACATAAAGAACAATTTAGACTTTCCTACAAGGCCTGACAAACCTACTTTCAACAGAACTCGCGACAACATGAATACAAATTTCAATACAAATTGCTCTAGAAATTAAATAATTGCACTGGATTAGTTAAATAGTTAGCAGAAATGATtagaaaaatacatatataatagagCAAATAATTGGCTACAGTGATTCCTAAACCTCCCTCTCTATACCCCAATGGAGAAGATGACTGCTAGGCTCTGAATAAAGAATAATTTTCTTCAATTTCACAAAtgttaaatacatatatacgaAAATAGTTGTTAACATCGAAGCTAATAGAAACGATCAACAACATAGAAACATTTCCTGACTTTTAGCAACATTTCCTGAGAGAAACATAGAAACGATCTCCAACTAGTAGGATTAATTCACACCATTATCAAAGCTGATAAGGCACAACAACTTTAGACAATATAAGATATTAACAAAACCACCTCAACAAGCTCATAGTATTTGGCCGGATCCCTGGGATCCTCAATAATAGGGGTCTAACATAAGTACCCTTAGTTGCCAAGTCAGACAATTAAGTATGTACCTGGAGTACAAAACCATCCAGGAAGTCCcaacaaaacaagaaacatgAGAAGTTGTGGttgaaaaaatttatcatcAGCAGTAATTCAAAGATAAAAAGCCAAGCACCAGATGTAATCAATTTATTTTTGACTCCTCCAATAATGACCACTATCAGCTGCTAAGTCACATTAAGAGAATAATTCCAGAGCCTCTACTCAACTTCAGTTCTGTCTTCTTCCTCCGTTGCACATATTGACCTCTGGACTCTTTTAAGAATATGTTTATACATATATTCGCTGAAGAGTATATCTAAAATAAAGTTATCTCAATATATGCATggcttcttttattattttcagatgctgatttctTCTTTTTGTATATGAGAGGCATCGAGATACTATGTTTTAATTCTGAATGACAACTTCAACATAGACTGTACTTAATACAAATTGAAGACATTGTCTTACTGTCTCAAATCTATTGTCTATTACAGTAGCTCTTAACAAATTGATGGAACCCCTTACATTGCTAATTAGAATAATTCTTTGCTCAGCAAAACATATGACTATAGCAGAAAACTAAAGGAAGTTAAAATATGACAATACATAACAATGAACCATAAAATTCAGTACTTATTGCAAAAACCATTTGCAGAAAGCAAGAACGGAGGGGTCTTGTTCTTCTTTAGATAATAGGTCTAGTACCATGGATGTGGTAGATGCATCTTCTGAGAATTTACGAGCTCGCATGTTCTCTATCAATACAACTGCTTCTTCAtatcttttattcaaaagaCTTGCACGGATGATCGTGTTGTAAGTCACATCGTTAGGCAAACAATCACTAGTTTCCATCTCAGAAAGTAATAGCTTTGCTTCCTCAAGTAACCCTTCTTGACAAAGTCCTCTGATCATTGTGTTGTGTGTTATGACGTCAGGTTGCAAACCTCTCGAAgcaaacttatcaaaaatatttctggCCTCGTCAAGTTTTCTGTTCTTGCAGAGACCATCGATGAGGATAGTATAGCTATAACAGTTTGGCACTATCCCATTACTCCTCATGGTATTCAGCACCTCTAATGCCCTGTCAGTGTTGCCTCTTAGACAAAATCCATCCATAAGCGTATTGTAGGTGACTACATCAGGAGGCACACCTTTCTGGATCATAATTGCAATCACATcttctgcatctgttgtcctcCCTTCTTTGCAGTGTGCATCGACCAGTATATTATAGGTGTGCAGATCAGGAGAGATCTTCCTAACACCCATCTCACTTAACAACGGCCCAATGTCCTCCCACCGGCTGGAGCTGCACAGACCTTGAAGTAATCTGTTATATGTTATAACATTTGGTGGAATGCCTTTCTGGGTCATTACAGACACAAGATCAAATGCATGATCGACTCGTCTTTCTTTGCACAGAGAATCGATAATCGagttataagttataatatCGGGTCTGCAACCTAACTTCTCCATCTTTCTTAAAAACTTGAGAGCCATGGAGGTATTTGAAGTTTTGCAGAGACCATCAATGATGGTGTTATACGTAACTACACTGGGCTGAATTTCTTGATATGTGATAAGCTTGTTAAACAAATCCCCAGCCTCCAAAGGCCTGTCTTGAGATAGAAGGCCCTTGATGAGAGTGTTGTAGGTAAAGGCATCGGGCACCCAACCACTCTTGATGATTCCAGCAAGCAATGAAAAGGCATAATCAAGGGTATCCAAGTGACAACAGGAATGAATGGCAGTATTAAAAGTAACAATATCAGCAGGAATGCTTAAAACACGCAATTCTCTAAACATGGAGATAGCTACAGAGTATTCTTTCATGCGAACAAGAGCGGTTAAGAGTTGGTTGAAATCCACAACAGAAAGCCCAGATTTCAGACGGAGCATTTGATCGAACGCAAGAAGAGCATCGTCGAGTTTATCGAAACCAACCCTAGATTTGTGATAGAGTAATTGTTTAAGTTCGGGATGAGTGGTAGATGGAGAAGGAATAAAGGGGGCTTTTGGTTGTGAATCAGGGTTAGGCTTAGtagagaaaagaagaaaagcatCGTCGAGTTTATCAAAACCAAGCTTAAATTTATGATAGAGTAATTGTTTTAGTTCGGGATGAGTGGTGGATGGAGAAGGAATAAAGGGGGGTTTGGGTTGTGAATTAGGGTTAGGCTTAGtagagaaaagaagaaaatgagaatgaaaaaGAGAAATTGGGGTGCTTACAATTGGAGGCATCAAAGTGAATGAAGTGAGAGCATGAAAATGAGCAGTGGCTAGTGTCTGAGCTCCTCTCTTCACTGACAACATCGTTCAAGCCTCTTTGAGCTGCGATTTGCAGAAATGGGATGCCTAGAAAGTAAAAACTGAGTAGCTGGGAAATTTTTTCTTGTGAAACTGAGTAGTTTGGAATTCTGTGTGAAATTGACTGAGACGCGTTTacgtgagtttaaaataagtgtttattgctTAAAGAAAAATAAGTAAAGTAAAATTTAGAAGTTTGTTAAGACTTATAATTGATTAAattgtttgggaaaaaagtatAAGTCAtgaaagggttaattatcaaatggaTCACTTATTTCAGCCCAATGTATCATCCGCATCACTTCGAAATTTTTTGATCTAATATAAACCACTTAATAGACTAACGGTTGCATTccgttaaatcaaattaaaaaacctAACGATAGCAACTGAGGTGAAAAAATAACAGCTACTTTTGCTGACTGTGTGTTACACATAACTTCATTTTCCAGTAAATATAAGTGTGTGTATCCGGAGTTTTGGACTTGTACTGGAATTAAAAGCTTAATACTACTTTCTagtgttattaatataaaatcttttgtcatatttttttatttgatttatttactttctagTTTTATTAATAGAAATTCTCTTTTTTGTATTAGATTTATTTACTTTCTAATTTTACTGGaattgaaaaaaatcaaaagctgcaaaatttaaataaaatttaaagacaAGCATAAATACTTAAGTTTCAAAAGAACAAGCACACGAGTAATGTTAAACATCATGGTTAACTTGAACTTaacgaaaaaaattaaatttaacgtctattttgatttgatttaatgGCATGCCACCGTCAGTCTAATGAGTGGTTTatgtgagaccaaaaattttacAGTCATGCGGATGATACATCAGACTGGAATAAGTGATccagttgataattaacccaatcaTGAAATAAGCTAGGAattctaactttttataagtgcttctcgactttttacacaaacggtatgaaTAAGTGTTTTTAACTTGAAACTCCAGAAGCGGGGCTGTTAAGCCCcgcccaaacacccacttaaacTCCGGAATGAAATAGACTtgcaaaaattaatttgacataatacttttaaaaatataaataatagcgacaatttataaattataaaaacaacaaatataaatatataaatgaaaattttggatttaaacttcgtcaaaattttcaatttacagAAAAAGTACCGAATTCGTAAAAGATGTGAATACTAATTTTTGTGTCAAATATTTTTCTCACTGAGCTGCGATTTGCAGAAATGTGATTTCTCTCTGTCTTTGTGAAACTGAATACTAATTCTTTAAATACCATCCTTAAGCCTTATTACTAAAACCAACTCAAGAAGCTCTTCACCGATCTTATTTGATCTTTAAGTATTCACCAAACCCTAACGTAAACAAGCATGGGCTTTGCAAGCTTCACTGATGAGTACACTTCCCCTATTGCTCCATCAAGGCTCTTCAAGGCCTCCATCGTCGACTCTcacaatttgattccaaagcTCTTGCCCCAGGGTATCAAGAGCATTGAACATATTCAAGGTGATGGAGGAGCCGGAAGCATCAAGCAAATCAACTTCATTGATGGTTCGCTCTTTTTTCTCGTGTTTGTTTTTACCACTTGCTTCTAAAATACTCATGATCAtacataaacacacatattgACTCCAGTTATAAAATTCTACTGGTTATACTGATTGGATAACATCAATATTACTCATGTAGGTCGCACTTTTAATAGTGTGAAGTACCACATTGACGAGCTTAGTGAAGACAAGTACAAGTACAACTATACACTGTTGGAAGGCGATGCCTTGGtggaaaatcttgaaaaaataaCTTACGAGGTTAAGTTTGAGTCGTCTCCTAGTGGCGGTACCATCTCTAAGGTAACAAGCAAGTATTATACTAAAGGAGAATTCATGCTTAAGGAAGACGATATCAAGGCGGGCAAGGAAAAGGTTCTATCCATGTACAAAGTTGTCGAAGCCTATCTCATCCAAAACCCTGATGCCTATGTCTAGAGGACACCTTATTCGGTTGGCGAGGTGCTTCCCAACAACGTATACTCTAATGGTCCAATTCAGTGGGAATTCCGTTAGGAATCTCTTTTACCAACGGATTTTCTTCAATTGTCAACAAAATATTTCGTTAAGAACAATGAAATTTCTTGTAGTGTGTATTCTCAATAATTGTTAAAGTTCTCTCCAACAGGTCTGTCTTGTTGTTTTCAGTTTGATTTGTACTTGTTTGTTCGGGAATAAGGAGAGTTTGGTTTCTTAAAAAACAATGACAACAAACATAATTCAGAAATTTTGGCAAgtattgttgaaaataaattGTTCGCTTAGCAGAAAAATACAAATCTTAAAGATTAAATGCTTAAAACACAGATAGGCGCGACATGTCCCCTCATTCACATCAGAAAACAGGTGTTATGTCTTTGAGCGATAAAATATCACGGAAAGATTGCTGCAAAAAAGAACAATCTGCTCACATGCAGTCTGAATAGGCGCAATATGTTACCGAAGATCATGATTTTGTAGTGCATCGAGAGGAGTTTAGGATCATTTGTTAAAcctgaataatattttttgaacaattaaaatatttagatgaataaatataaacacTAAAGAAgtggtgattttttttttttatcaaactgTGATTTGTTTTTTATCTGGGACGACTGAAGTATAATTTTACCACTAAgctatttttgttaaaaatttcaatatttgtTGAATgatgaaatttattattttaaaaactatgTTATTACTGCATGTAGatagattaatttaattatttgatgaaaatttgttattatttctACACATGAATCTGAATAATTCATTTAAGTAATATAGAAAATACATGTTAACAATCCAAAATATTTTATGACAGaactttataaaaatttataatttaaactaagACCCATCCTATGCTAATTTTTATACAgtatcttaaaaattaaaacaagagATCAAATAAACTCAAAAAGGTAAAAAAGGTTAAGAACATTATAGTtccaattatattaaaaattatgtatgatACAAGTGAACCACTGAGGTTCACTTGTGTGAGATGAGTTTTCCAATAGTTTTGGTGGTGTCCAGCTATAACAATTCCCATAACAAACAATCTTAATgacatatatatgttttttccaGATCTTTAAGTTTCATCCATGGATTAACAGATGAGCCTCTAGTGCAACATCTTGCTTTACTTTTAGAGATGACAAACACTCAATAGACCGGAAAAGTGAAAGCGCGAAAAAAGGAACGGAAGTCGCTGGAGCCTTCATATCAAATGTTCCTCCAGAAGGCATCCAAGTTCTATCACCTAGGAAAAGCATAAAAATCATCTTATGTAAACAACTTTGTATATGTTCAGCAAGGGTCAGGACACCTTACTAGATAAGGTTTTACATAAAAGAACAATTTAAACTTTCCTACAAGGCCTGACAAACCTACTTTCAACAGAACTCGCGACAACATGAATACAATTAGCTCACTAATGCTTAGTCTGTCACACCTCGCCAGGTATTACTCTCACAACTGGTCGACCTAACTAATCATACATCAACGAGTATGTAGCTTATATTTGTTTTCCTCCTCTTGATGACACAGAACACATAATTTCAATACAAATTGCTCTAGAAATTAAATAATTGCTCTGGATTAGTTAAATTTAGCAGAAAAGATTagcaaaatacatatataaaagagCAAATAATTGGCTACAGTGATTCCTAAACCTCCCTCTCTGTTCCCCAATGGAGAAGATGACTCCTAGGCTCTGAATATAGAATAATTTCTTCAATTTCACAAatgttaaaaacatatatacgaAATAGTAGTTAACATCTTTGGAGTCATGGGGGCAACCTGGATAGTAAAACCTGTTCCTCTTGGTATCCACATCCATATCAAACCTGTTCCGTCTCCAGATTGACCTCCTCCTCATATCGCTGCAGTCTTTCTCCTAGTAGTACCAGAAATTTAACACCAACCGCCACCTCAGACACAACATGCAAACCTGACTTTTAGCAGCATTTCCTGAGAGGAACATAAAAACAATCTCCAACTAGTAGGATGCATTCACACCATTATCAAAGCTGATAAGGCACAACAACTTTAGACAACACAAGATATTAACAAAACCACCTCAACAAGCTCATAGATATTACATAggcttcttttattattttcagatgctgatttctCATTTTTGTATATGAGATAATGAGAGGCATCGAGATACTAAGTTTCAGTTCTGAATGACAACTTCGACATATACTGTACTCAATACAAATTGAAGACATAGTCTTACTGTCTCAAATCTATTGTCTATTAGCTCTTAACAATTATTTGATCCGCAAAACATATTACTATAGCAGAAAACTAAAGGAAGTTAAATATGACAATACATAACAATGAACCATAAAATTCAGTACCTATTGCAAAAACCATTTGCAGAAAGCAAGAACGGAGGGgtcttgttcttcttcagataATAGGTCTAGTACCATGGATGTGGTAGATGCATCTTCTGAGAATTTACGAGCTCGCATGTTCTCTATCAATACAACTGCTTCTTCAtatcttttattcaaaagaCTTGCACGGATGATCGTGTTGTAAGTCACATCGTTAGGCAAACAACCACTAGTTTCCATCTCAGAAAGTAATATCTTTGCTTCCTCAAATAACCCTTCTTGACAAAATCCTTGAATCATCGTAGTGTATGTCTTCACATTGGGTTGCAAACCTCTTGAAGCAagcttatcaaaaatatttctggCCTCGTCAAGTTTTCTGTTCTTGCAGAGACCATCGATGAGGATAGTATAGCTATAACAATTTGGCGCTATTCCATTACTCATCATGGTATTCAGCACCTCTAATGCCCTGTCAGTGTTGCCTCTTAAACAAAATCCATCCATAAGCGCACTGTAGGTGATTACATCAGGAGGCACACCTTTCTGGATCATAATTGCAATCACATCTTCTGCATCTATTGTCCTCCCTTCTTTGCAGTGTGCATCGACCAGTATATTATAGGTGTGCAGATCAGGAGAGATCTTCCTAACACCCATCTCACTTAACAACGGCCCAATGTCCTCCCATCGGCTGGAGCTGCAAAGACCTTGAAGTAATCTATTATAGGTTATAACATCTGGTAATATGCCTTTGTGGGTCATTTCAGACACAAGATCCAATGCATGATCGACTCGTCTTTCTTTGCACAGAGAATCGATAATCGagttataagttataatatCGGGTCTGCAACCTAACTTCTCCATCTTTCTTAAAAACTTGAGAGCCATGGAGGTATTTGAAGTTTTGCAGAGACCATCAAAGATGGTGTTATACGTAACTACACTGGGCTGAATTTCTTGATATGTGATAAGCTTGTTAAACAAATCCCCAGCCTCCAAAGGCCTGTCTTGAGATAGAAGGCCCTTGATGAGAGTGGTGTAGGTAAATACATCAGGCACCCAACCACTCTTGATGATTCCAGCAAGCAATGAAAAGGCATAATCAAGTGGATTCAAGTGACAGCAGGAATGGATGGCAGTATTAAAGGTAACAATATTAACAGGAATGCTTAAAACACGCAATTCTCTAAACATGGATATGGCAACAGAGTACTCTTCCATCCGAACGAGGGCGGTTAATAGTTGTGTGAAATCCACAACAGAAAGCCTAGATTTCAGACCAAGCATTTGATCAAACACAAGAAGAGCATCGTCGAGTTTATTGAAACCAACCTTGGATTTACGATAGAGTAATTGTTTTAGCTCCGGATAAGTGGTTGATGGAGAAGGAATAAAGGGGGCTTTTGGTTGTGAATCAGGGTTAGGCTTAGtagagaaaagaagaagagcATCGTCGAGTTTATCAAAACCAAGCTTAAATTTATGATAGAGTAATTGTTTTAGTTCGGGATGAGTGGTGGATGGAGAAGGAATAAAGGGGGCTTTGGGTTGTGAATTAGGGTTAGGCTTGGtagagaaaagaagaaaatgagaATGGAGTAAAAGAGAAGGGGTGCTTACAATTGGAGGCATCAAAGTGAATGAAGTGAGAGCATGAAAATGAGCAGTGGCCAGTGTTTGAGCTCCTCTCTTCACCAACAACATCGCTTGCGATTTGCAGAAACTGAGTAGCTGGGActtgtctgtgtgtgtgtgaagtTGAGCCCGGTCCTTGAGAAAGAAAGAGAAACTGAGAGTAGTTAGGAATTCTATTTGCGTGAAATTGACTTAATTCCGGAAACATGATTGCTAAATGCAGTGAATTTTTACTTCGCGCAGTAATCACAGATTACTGTTCTGTCCCTCGTTTATTGTCTTTGTCATGTGTGTATGCTTAATCTTTTGTGCGCTAGTCAACT includes:
- the LOC108201021 gene encoding pentatricopeptide repeat-containing protein At4g31850, chloroplastic-like produces the protein MLLVKRGAQTLATAHFHALTSFTLMPPIVSTPSLLLHSHFLLFSTKPNPNSQPKAPFIPSPSTTHPELKQLLYHKFKLGFDKLDDALLLFSTKPNPDSQPKAPFIPSPSTTYPELKQLLYRKSKVGFNKLDDALLVFDQMLGLKSRLSVVDFTQLLTALVRMEEYSVAISMFRELRVLSIPVNIVTFNTAIHSCCHLNPLDYAFSLLAGIIKSGWVPDVFTYTTLIKGLLSQDRPLEAGDLFNKLITYQEIQPSVVTYNTIFDGLCKTSNTSMALKFLRKMEKLGCRPDIITYNSIIDSLCKERRVDHALDLVSEMTHKGILPDVITYNRLLQGLCSSSRWEDIGPLLSEMGVRKISPDLHTYNILVDAHCKEGRTIDAEDVIAIMIQKGVPPDVITYSALMDGFCLRGNTDRALEVLNTMMSNGIAPNCYSYTILIDGLCKNRKLDEARNIFDKLASRGLQPNVKTYTTMIQGFCQEGLFEEAKILLSEMETSGCLPNDVTYNTIIRASLLNKRYEEAVVLIENMRARKFSEDASTTSMVLDLLSEEEQDPSVLAFCKWFLQCDRTWMPSGGTFDMKAPATSVPFFALSLFRSIECLSSLKVKQDVALEAHLTMLSVKRGAQTLATAHFHALTSFTLMPPIVSTPISLFHSHFLLFSTKPNPNSQPKPPFIPSPSTTHPELKQLLYHKFKLGFDKLDDAFLLFSTKPNPDSQPKAPFIPSPSTTHPELKQLLYHKSRVGFDKLDDALLAFDQMLRLKSGLSVVDFNQLLTALVRMKEYSVAISMFRELRVLSIPADIVTFNTAIHSCCHLDTLDYAFSLLAGIIKSGWVPDAFTYNTLIKGLLSQDRPLEAGDLFNKLITYQEIQPSVVTYNTIIDGLCKTSNTSMALKFLRKMEKLGCRPDIITYNSIIDSLCKERRVDHAFDLVSVMTQKGIPPNVITYNRLLQGLCSSSRWEDIGPLLSEMGVRKISPDLHTYNILVDAHCKEGRTTDAEDVIAIMIQKGVPPDVVTYNTLMDGFCLRGNTDRALEVLNTMRSNGIVPNCYSYTILIDGLCKNRKLDEARNIFDKFASRGLQPDVITHNTMIRGLCQEGLLEEAKLLLSEMETSDCLPNDVTYNTIIRASLLNKRYEEAVVLIENMRARKFSEDASTTSMVLDLLSKEEQDPSVLAFCKWFLQ
- the LOC135149259 gene encoding major strawberry allergen Fra a 1.07-like: MGFASFTDEYTSPIAPSRLFKASIVDSHNLIPKLLPQGIKSIEHIQGDGGAGSIKQINFIDGRTFNSVKYHIDELSEDKYKYNYTLLEGDALVENLEKITYEVKFESSPSGGTISKVTSKYYTKGEFMLKEDDIKAGKEKVLSMYKVVEAYLIQNPDAYV